aatacgCAGACTGTGTATAAGTGGATAAGCCATATTCCTTCTTACAAAAAGACTCTTTGTCTGTAATCAGCTCTACCTTTAAGTCCAGAGCATGTCGGAGCTTCAGACGGAAAAAGTCCTGCTCCTTCAGCTGGATGAAATCTTGACAGTCTGCAAAGCTCTCTGACATCTTTTGGAAAATACAAAGAATTTGAAACAATAACACAGTGatggacacaaacagagacagaacagGAAAGATACGtttctttatttacatgaaaatataaacgatcattttttgtttttgttccagaGGGAGATAATAATTGTTTTGGTGAGGAGTGGCGAATGAAAAAACCTTACAACATTAAATGATAGTAAttcttagaaagaaaaaaaggtaatttttcgggcatttaatgtatttattacatAGAGGACAGTTAATATGTCAAGAGAAGGTAAAGCTGATGGTCAATGAGGGGAAAGGGAGATGAggaatcaaatcaaacaaaactcGCTGaccaaacacaaactgaagaTTTTGCAGTTCATGGTCTACAACTGGTGTGTACTCTTCTGAcgttatatatgtatatttcagTCCCTCACAATCTTATCCAGGCTTCTCTAAATACCAGATAAAATGTGGtggtaataaaatgaaaaaaaagtgtacatGAGTATCACCTTGTGAAGGATTGCCTCCAGCTGGCCGATCCGCTCCCTCAGCTGTTTATCTCTGGAGCCAAGCGCCTCCAGCTCGTTGCCAAGTTGTCGCTTCTCCTCCCTGACGAAGGTAAGCTCCTGCAGCTGACGCCGGTTCTCCATGCTCTGGTAGTGTTTCTTCTGGATAGGAGGTTAAATGAAATGGGTATAGTGGGTAAATAGGAtattatgaaaatgtgttttggtgttGTGTCTAGAGGTGATATGTTGTCATTAAATGTACCTTTTTCAAAAGCAGATTTAGCAAATTCTAATTGCTGCCATGTAAAAAGTAGACTGTTTTCTATACTGTTTTAGGATAGGGAGGGTTGACAGAAAATTGGAACAAATGCTGACATGTgaaaattaatttgtatttattattttgtgggaCTCTGCAAAGCTGTTAGAGCAATTTGGTGTCcaagaaataaaactaaaactcTTCAAAACGTCCTCAAAGACTTCACACACGTATAATGGCGCCTGAACTCGCTCGGGTGAAATCACTCCTGCTGGGTCACTCCTCAATGTCTCGCCTGAGTCAGAAACATTGGTTGattatcaaaagtaatttagtAATTGAATAAATGTCTTACAaagtcaatcatttttatttttgttattaattagtGACATTTGGATCTCCATGAGCTAAATGGCTTACTATTCAACGGCTGAGATGCCAAGTCTGCCGTTTTGTAATTGAGAATTAAGGAGCATGAcggaattcctttttttttcagttataaattattataagattatatataaaaaaacccataaaCTGTTCATATCTGGAGATCTGAATTTAACTTGACTAGAGATAAGCCACTGAATGATCAGCAGAAAGGCTGTAACATTACATTTCTTACCTGGCACAGCTTGTCCTTAATGTCCTCTAAATGTTGGATCTTGACCTGCAGGGAGTCGACCTGCTCTCTCCTGGCAGTGATCTCCGTCTGCATGTCCATGGCGACTTGGAGGCCTGAGACAATCGCAcaagacaaaatgacaaagagggagaagaagggaAAGTGAGTGATATAGCGAGAAAGAACATCATTTTAATCCCAGAGCTTTAATCTTTGACAGGTTTTGTACATATCAGGGACATATGTTCATTGTTACACATATCAGATTATATCGATCAGACTGGAATACAGTAGAGGAGGATATGTTCATATTTATACTATGAGAGTTGTCTGCATTCCTGGATTTAATCACGGTCCAGAGTAAACCTCTGTTATCTGTACACTTAATCTGGGACTGGATGTAAATCAGaggatgttttttaattaagtctCAATTTAATTGATGTCATGAATCTAACCGTGTCCATCAGCTCCTTCCAGGGTCCTCAGGGTGCACCTGACCTGGTCCAGCTCGTCATGGGTGTTCCTGAGCTGACTCTGAAGCTTCAGCACCGCACCCTTGTGCTCCTCGTTCTCGCAgctgtggagctgctgcagctcctcgtGCTCCTCTGAAATCACGCccgcacaaacacacgcatcATATCCTCAGAGCGaaacacactttaacacacgCAAAACAGTGGAAGGGCTTGGTTGACAATGAAAACATACCGAACATggttctttgttttcttaacACAGCAAGACAAGAAGATCATTTGATTTGGCAAAGAAACTGTGAGAGCTGATCTCTTTCTAGAAACAGCACTGTGTCATTTCTGGTGAATGACAAGGCCTTAGTACACAAGTCTGCTGTCCTCATGGTAGAAGTCCACATGGAATACTATATTGTGtggtaattaattaattaaaacctCATACTTCATCATAGactttacattgtttatttatgaacTATATCAGTCATgcaatgttttaattaatataaattgttgaataaatgtaaattctGTTGCACTTGGGTCATGTTTGTTAATATTTGTATGCAATGTTCATATTTATGAGGCTTTGTGCATATCTTTATCATAATGTTGGACTGGGACACTTAATGTATTGTGCTGTTTGATGCTGGTGGGTGTACATACATATTCGAATGTCTGCTTTGTTGATAATCCCACGAGGTCACGTTAACATCCAGACACAAACActattcatgcattcattcatttttatagtAGGGGAAATGCAAGTTTGTTTTCATAGCCATAGGTTTGTTTAAATTATGGATATTGGTCTTACGTGTGTTGATACACATTCCATAAAACTCAACTCACTATTAAGGGTGAGTAATTGCAAGCGATGGATGTCCAGCTGGATGGTGAGCTGCTGTTTCTCCAGAGTTTCCTCCTGGACACGCTGACTCTGTTCAGCCACAGAGGCCTGTAGctgcctcctctcctgctctgcAGCACCCAGGTCTGACTTGTGCCGGTCTAACTCAGCCTAATCAGCACATGGCacaagaggaaggaagagaggcaAAGAGTGAGATGTAAATGAGGATGTAGGTGTGGTATGAAAGTAAATAAGAAGAATAAACAAAATTGCCCTGCTCCTGACCCTGAGCTGCTGAATCACCAGCTTGTGTTGGTTTAGCTGGTTGCTGAGAAGGCTGTTCTCCTGGTGAAGGTCGTTGATGATGCTGTTGTGCATCTCTATCATCTTCTCTCGGTCATCCAGCTTCAGCCTCAGTGTCTCTCCTTCTGCATGCAGGGTCTGGCAATGGCTCTGGGCCTCTTCCAACCTGGCAAGGTGCTGGAAAAATCAGTGAGGTTCAATGACCTATCAAATTGGGCACATAGTTCCTGGATCATGGTTTCTATATAATCTAAATGGTTTTATTATAAACCCTGACTCATAATGCGTGATCTCCTCTAGAACATTACATGCTGGGCTTCAAGCTGCCTGAGCTGGAGttccttctgtttctcttccagAAGTTCCTGGGTTGTCCCCCCCTCCTGGGCCCTCTGATCCAGCAGGCCCTGTAGGCAAGTTCCACATCAGGGttatgagaaataaactctTATCCATCGCCTTATCTATAACCAATGGAATGAAATGTACACCGATTTGTGCAGCACCAGTAATTGCAATTAAATGGGCATTATTCAATCATTAATAGCCTGTAACTGCCCTCACATGAGCATCAGCACTCCTCGCTGACTCACCAGTGTCTGAAGCTGTTTCATCAGCGGATTACACGCCTCCGCTTGTTTTCGGTGCACCATCATAATATGCAGAACTTAAGTATCATTTAATTACGTCATATAAAGTCAACCTGAGGCGTTAGTTTCCACTTTAAAGAGtgttctttaattaaaaacatgcatCTGTATGAGGACTTTGGGTATGATAACAACAGAAGTAGACAAAATGCCGGTTTTGACATTCATGGTTTTGCTGCTGCACCTTGAAAAGGCCAAGCTGGGACTGAAGCTCGTCTGCCTGTTGTACagatcgctctctctctctttgggcGTCCACCAGCTGGGACTGAGCCTGAATGAGCTGCTGCTCCAGACAACAAACCTACAgtttcacaaacacaatttcattTAAGTTTTAATTCTAATAGAGAAGACAAGAGTGCCATCAGTTTTGCTTCTCCACATTGTGTTTGTCTAATCTTTAAGTTTCTGTGGTCTTATACATCTAGTGAATGGCGGGTTATATTGCCGCTTAGCAGCCTCAGTATTTCATTGcttgtattttatattgttcATAGTACTGTTGTACACTCTTCCTTACCTTATCTGTATGGCTGCAGAGAGTTGACTTCAGTTCACTGACCTGACACCGGTGTAGtaatgtctgtctctctgcaagTTTCCTGGGCATGCaaggatatatatttaaatgtttctgacaCATATAAGTTCATTCCTCATCACTGATCATATAGCAAAGTAGCTTTAGACTGGAAACTATCTCTGATAATACAGGCACATAATGAATGGGAACAACACTTACTTTAGCAGCTCCAACTTCACACCTAGGCTGAAGCTGTTGTTTTTCGATGAGCTCAGTTTGTCAGTCAACAGCGCCATCTCCTGGCCAAGACTTTCAATCAGGTCTTCCATTCTACAACAGATCAAAATGAAGAGTTAATACTGCTAtagtaaacaaaatatactaATAATATACAATGGCAGAGCTTGGTTTATAGCATAAAATAATCTGACGAgatgaaataatacaaaaatataatttaagcagtaagcagctgcagcagtgaaTTCTAATTGGCCAACAAACCACACTATGCTCAAAGACTATTTTCTTACTAAAACTATGTTTACAGATTAGAACTTAACCAAACGATTGTTTGTATTTCTATTatatatgacaaataaaagcagcCCTTCCTAACAATTAAGAAGCGCCAACCTAAGAacgtttggttttttttgcttgataagTGACAGAAATTATGAATCTATAATCAAAACAGTTGACGATTTATTTTCTGCCAATTGACTAAATGATTATTGGACTTATTGCTGCAGCTCTCCATTAAATTAcctttcattttgattatttactCCACTGCTTTCCTCACTCCCCAGATGTATTATTGACTGctatgaaacagaaaaatagaTCAGACATAATAAAAGGCAaaatgtttgtctgtgtctgcagtACACTAAATATGATTTGTAACTGACTTCTAGTACTTACAGAAAAAAGTCTCTCCTGTAGCCTCTCTGACTCATTGTTAAAATCCTCAGGTAAATTAGCAGCCGGTGACAGCTGTCTTGAAGTAGTGGCTACGTTAGGACTGGCGATGGCGTCGTCTCCACATTGTGTCTCGCGAGATAACAGTGAGTACATCTCTTTTACATTTCGTTCCAATGTCTCTACTTTCCTGTGAAATGCCAACGCCTCATCTTGCGTCTCCTGCAGCTTCTGGTCACCGGCCCTTTTGATGTTTTGGAGCTCCTCCAACATGAACAGCATCTTTTCCATCTGACCAACGTGTGTCCTTGAATCCTTTAATCTACACATAAAAAGATCTGTGGGTCAAAGAGATTTAATACACTTATTTACAGGAGTCAAATTTGATCAGTGTCTTCACCTGAGGTTGGACAGGACGGCCTTCTCCTTCCGGACTTTATGCAACTTAGCCTGCAGGTTCACGATGGCTTTGTTAAAACTGAATGTCTCTTGTTCAGGTTGatcatgtgtctgtgtttgagagggtaaaataacacattacatAGAGATAGCAAATTCTTTGCCAATTAAGTAATTCAGACAGCATCAGGCTAACAAGATTCATGGCTGTAAAAAAGTATGAACCTTGTAGAGCTGCAAGTCAGACAGCTGTTGAATACAGTCATCTATTGCATTTCCCAACACCTCCTTTCCAGGAGAGCTGATATCTTCTTGGTTTGAACTATCCAGAGCACAAACCAGGGGCTGAGTCTCTGGCTGCTGGTGGGTTGAAGGTATCGTGGAACCCCCAGGTGAATAATCTGCCAAAAGAGCAAAAGaagtttaaaacacacacagtgcatgTTGTCAAAAATAAGGTTTGGtgaaaaatgtatctttgcAGCACTTACATGGGTTGGGCTTTTGataatgctgattttttttgttttttccctacCCATCTGTATATCTAGTCAGGTGATTTAGGTTTTGGAATAACCTTCAGCTTCGGTCATTGTATCATAACGTGGATGGTATCACCACTTGGGGTGCTTTGCAGTCATGGTATCATAGCGTAGGTGttgtgaaaaatgaataatcccataattaacatgttattttttcatctcCATGGCtgcttcaacacaaacaaaatgccaTGTGACGCTGCTTGTACTCACAATAATTACTATGGTCATGGCAGCTTTGTCCAGGTGAGCTGTTGATGCCGTATGTGCAGCCAAACCTCTCCAAGGTTACTTTGGTTGCATTTTCCACCTCTTCCTGAAGCCTCTGTGTTTCCTTGGTGCGCCTGTCCAGCTCCTCACTGtcaaaaaaggacaaagaaatTAGGAGGGATGGAGAGCATAGTCTATAGTGATAAGataaggtaaaataagataatcctttattagtcctgcagcggggacatttgcaggattacagcagcatagagtaaagtgcacacaagagacatagtaaaagaaagacaagataaaaataaaatggccaTAGACATTGAAATGTAGTTACACATTCCAGATGTGTAACTACATTTCAAGTATTGGACACACTTCAAAGGTCAAGTAGACAGAAACAAGAGGGACTTTTAGAGGATGGGTCAGTAGCTGTGGACATTATTTGGTGACCAGTTTGTATTTTGATcctattgtttatttaatataacatgTTCTCTGTCTGATTTGTATAACTTATGACCATTTTATGTTGTCCCTTTGATTGCCTTTGTAGCAACTGAACTGAACTTATAGACACTGCTTTAGCTCAagatatacagcgggtaaaataagtattgaacaccaTTTTTcttagtaaatatatttctaaaggtgcaattgacatgaaattttcaccagatgtcggtaacaacccaagtaatccatacatacaaagaaaacaaaacaaataagttcagataTTAAGTTATGTGTGTGcaacgtgttcaatacttttccgcctgtgtcattccatttgattacacataacttaatttctgaacttatagACACTGCTTTAGCTCAAGATATACAGCAgctaaaataagtattgaacaccaTTTTTcttagtaaatatatttctaaaggtgcaattgacatgaaattttcaccagatgtcggtaacaacccaagtaatccatacatacaaagagaaccaaacaaataagttcagaaattaagttatgtgtgtgcaacgtgttcaatacttttccgcctgtcattccatttgattacacataacttaatgtCTGAACTTatatgtttggttttctttgtatgtatggatttcTTGGGTTGtcaccgacatctggtgaaaatttcatgtcaatagcaccttttagaaatgtatttactgaggaaaaaagtgacgtgttcaatacttattttaccctcTGTAGCGTTATATATCTTGAGCTAAAGCAGTGTCTGCTGATGAGTTGGAGTTGTTAGAGCTGAAATATCAAAAGAGCTTATGTTTTGCATGGTATTTATGGCGTTGAATGAAGACCTCAGTTCATCCAGTGTCAGGCTGTTCAGGCTCATCCGGGGTGTGACGTCATGGCTCTCTGTGGAGAAAAGTGGAACAAATGACGTGAAGAGCTGAACAACTCAATAACAGTAGCTTGAATCCATTTAACAAGATGGCTAACAGTGTTGACTGTGACCTACCTGTTGTTGTTCCTGTCTGTGTCCGTGTTGACATCTCTGTTACTTTAAATTTAAGCTAACCTTCCCTGGGAAGCTAACATTAGCCGTGGAATTCTCGTTGACGGCAACGTTCCATCACCATGGAAACGGCATCCGTGGCTAACTCCTAGCTAGCCTTAAGCTATCTTGGAAGTCGACGTAGCTCGGTGCTGAATACGTTTTTTGACGTGAGAGCTTAGCTTGGATGTTTTGTTTAGTGATGCAgaatattaaaattattattatttaaaaaaaagttaacgtTAGCGCCCACACTTTTTGAATCAATCCGCCGACATCCGCTTTCCCCCTCGTCGCGCACGGTTCGTGACGTAATCACGCAACGTCACAGCCTGGGCGTCTCCCGCGGTGCATGCTGGGTATTGTGGTTTACGAACAGGTCAGCGGTTGTTTTGTTGATTCAGGGCGGACGCTCTCTTTTCAGCAGGGACCAAGGGTCTAGTTTTCAACATTTATCGACCATAAGCGTAATCAAAATGGAAATGTGAAGATCTGATAGCTGTAACTAAGCTGCAGAGCTATTCTTTTCTTGCACGTCTGCGGGTTTTGTGCAAGGTAAGAcgacgtttttttttgttgatgttaAAGCTGGCCAATCTTTGCATCATCAgcctttatatttatttattgcatgcaTGGATGTTTGTTGTTAAACCGAATTAATTATGTCAAGATTCAATCAAATAATTCAGCCTCTTCTGATATGTGTAATAGTGACCCAGTTATAGCTGAcctggtttgtgttgttgcacAGATATCTACATTTATCCCAAATAAATGCTTTGATTGTGTGGGTGTTAATACttgttttcatattatttagTTCATTATACTTTTATAACGACGTTAAAATTAGGGAAGGTCAAGAATGTGTAGTTtttgggtggggggtgggggtccTTCACTGATACTTGACACCCAGTAGGTGTGGTTAAGGACACAATATTTATatgccctcctcctctgcaaGCAGGGGACCACTTTTGCAGACTCTTGCATTTCAATGCAGATGGATTAAATGATGTTGTTTTCCAGGATGAGGGATCTTCAAGCCATTGACAGCCTGCTCCTGAAAGAGTTGAAGTCATGTCGTGCAAAAGAGTACAACTTCATTCCCAGAGAGACTGGCCTGAAGCTGATGGAGTCAGCATCCACAGAGGTAAACCCACTGAAccacttttatatttttggtttaTCGATACAAACTTATTGGATTATTAAAGATGTATGCAGTTCCTAGCGATGTCTATTTAACCTCAAGTGTGATTCTTTCAGAATCACACTGGAGTGTCTGCGAAATGCAGGGACACCCGAGTGGAAGAACTGTGGGGCCTCACCAGTTTCTTTGGCTACAGCACTCAAACATTTGTTCAAGCTGTCAATTTGCTTGATAGATTCCTCACTATTATGAAGGTAGGAAtttaacaaactgtttaatttgaatatgttGTTTCAAGTTACAtctttggatgttttttaaGTGTATCACCAGtaagaaggaaaaacaaccacaacaacttTGTTTGACCTTGAATCATGGGATGTTGACTCACACTTATCGCTATTGTGTCAGGTGCAGCCCAAACACTTGCCCTGTATTGGCGTCTGCTGTCTTCACATTGCTGCAAAAATGGTCGAGGAAGAGAACAATGTCTCACCCACCCAGGAACTCATTCGCATCAGCCAAAGCAAGTTCACTGTGTCAGACCTGTGTCGCATGGAGAAGATCATCTCAGAGAAGCTCAGTGTGGAGC
This sequence is a window from Anoplopoma fimbria isolate UVic2021 breed Golden Eagle Sablefish chromosome 13, Afim_UVic_2022, whole genome shotgun sequence. Protein-coding genes within it:
- the LOC129101430 gene encoding coiled-coil domain-containing protein 158-like isoform X3, producing the protein MSTRTQTGTTTESHDVTPRMSLNSLTLDELSEELDRRTKETQRLQEEVENATKVTLERFGCTYGINSSPGQSCHDHSNYYYSPGGSTIPSTHQQPETQPLVCALDSSNQEDISSPGKEVLGNAIDDCIQQLSDLQLYKTHDQPEQETFSFNKAIVNLQAKLHKVRKEKAVLSNLRLKDSRTHVGQMEKMLFMLEELQNIKRAGDQKLQETQDEALAFHRKVETLERNVKEMYSLLSRETQCGDDAIASPNVATTSRQLSPAANLPEDFNNESERLQERLFSQSIIHLGSEESSGVNNQNERMEDLIESLGQEMALLTDKLSSSKNNSFSLGVKLELLKKLAERQTLLHRCQVSELKSTLCSHTDKVCCLEQQLIQAQSQLVDAQRERERSVQQADELQSQLGLFKGLLDQRAQEGGTTQELLEEKQKELQLRQLEAQHHLARLEEAQSHCQTLHAEGETLRLKLDDREKMIEMHNSIINDLHQENSLLSNQLNQHKLVIQQLRAELDRHKSDLGAAEQERRQLQASVAEQSQRVQEETLEKQQLTIQLDIHRLQLLTLNKEHEELQQLHSCENEEHKGAVLKLQSQLRNTHDELDQVRCTLRTLEGADGHGLQVAMDMQTEITARREQVDSLQVKIQHLEDIKDKLCQKKHYQSMENRRQLQELTFVREEKRQLGNELEALGSRDKQLRERIGQLEAILHKMSESFADCQDFIQLKEQDFFRLKLRHALDLKELQGQNLHTALNVPPSDLDSPSPSALTAPPSSQHVSNARITECHARELRSLVQELRGVISENRRPHTDIRRRSAPEGVHRTTLSTDKAEEVKAGSRLRRKTCGSEPHFLKTAELNGKRTNNKSFCESRVLSSPATAVRFTSSPQLLSLGRRSPVYSLLTSDPNS
- the LOC129101430 gene encoding coiled-coil domain-containing protein 158-like isoform X2 translates to MSTRTQTGTTTESHDVTPRMSLNSLTLDELSEELDRRTKETQRLQEEVENATKVTLERFGCTYGINSSPGQSCHDHSNYYYSPGGSTIPSTHQQPETQPLVCALDSSNQEDISSPGKEVLGNAIDDCIQQLSDLQLYKTHDQPEQETFSFNKAIVNLQAKLHKVRKEKAVLSNLRLKDSRTHVGQMEKMLFMLEELQNIKRAGDQKLQETQDEALAFHRKVETLERNVKEMYSLLSRETQCGDDAIASPNVATTSRQLSPAANLPEDFNNESERLQERLFSSIIHLGSEESSGVNNQNERMEDLIESLGQEMALLTDKLSSSKNNSFSLGVKLELLKKLAERQTLLHRCQVSELKSTLCSHTDKVCCLEQQLIQAQSQLVDAQRERERSVQQADELQSQLGLFKGLLDQRAQEGGTTQELLEEKQKELQLRQLEAQHHLARLEEAQSHCQTLHAEGETLRLKLDDREKMIEMHNSIINDLHQENSLLSNQLNQHKLVIQQLRAELDRHKSDLGAAEQERRQLQASVAEQSQRVQEETLEKQQLTIQLDIHRLQLLTLNKEHEELQQLHSCENEEHKGAVLKLQSQLRNTHDELDQVRCTLRTLEGADGHGLQVAMDMQTEITARREQVDSLQVKIQHLEDIKDKLCQKKHYQSMENRRQLQELTFVREEKRQLGNELEALGSRDKQLRERIGQLEAILHKMSESFADCQDFIQLKEQDFFRLKLRHALDLKELQGQNLHTALNVPPSDLDSPSPSALTAPPSSQHVSNARITQECHARELRSLVQELRGVISENRRPHTDIRRRSAPEGVHRTTLSTDKAEEVKAGSRLRRKTCGSEPHFLKTAELNGKRTNNKSFCESRVLSSPATAVRFTSSPQLLSLGRRSPVYSLLTSDPNS
- the LOC129101430 gene encoding coiled-coil domain-containing protein 158-like isoform X1; this translates as MSTRTQTGTTTESHDVTPRMSLNSLTLDELSEELDRRTKETQRLQEEVENATKVTLERFGCTYGINSSPGQSCHDHSNYYYSPGGSTIPSTHQQPETQPLVCALDSSNQEDISSPGKEVLGNAIDDCIQQLSDLQLYKTHDQPEQETFSFNKAIVNLQAKLHKVRKEKAVLSNLRLKDSRTHVGQMEKMLFMLEELQNIKRAGDQKLQETQDEALAFHRKVETLERNVKEMYSLLSRETQCGDDAIASPNVATTSRQLSPAANLPEDFNNESERLQERLFSQSIIHLGSEESSGVNNQNERMEDLIESLGQEMALLTDKLSSSKNNSFSLGVKLELLKKLAERQTLLHRCQVSELKSTLCSHTDKVCCLEQQLIQAQSQLVDAQRERERSVQQADELQSQLGLFKGLLDQRAQEGGTTQELLEEKQKELQLRQLEAQHHLARLEEAQSHCQTLHAEGETLRLKLDDREKMIEMHNSIINDLHQENSLLSNQLNQHKLVIQQLRAELDRHKSDLGAAEQERRQLQASVAEQSQRVQEETLEKQQLTIQLDIHRLQLLTLNKEHEELQQLHSCENEEHKGAVLKLQSQLRNTHDELDQVRCTLRTLEGADGHGLQVAMDMQTEITARREQVDSLQVKIQHLEDIKDKLCQKKHYQSMENRRQLQELTFVREEKRQLGNELEALGSRDKQLRERIGQLEAILHKMSESFADCQDFIQLKEQDFFRLKLRHALDLKELQGQNLHTALNVPPSDLDSPSPSALTAPPSSQHVSNARITQECHARELRSLVQELRGVISENRRPHTDIRRRSAPEGVHRTTLSTDKAEEVKAGSRLRRKTCGSEPHFLKTAELNGKRTNNKSFCESRVLSSPATAVRFTSSPQLLSLGRRSPVYSLLTSDPNS